The following proteins are co-located in the Methylomonas sp. 11b genome:
- the drmD gene encoding DISARM system SNF2-like helicase DrmD, which yields MQTTPEIGQLAIVRKRPFVVTEIIPAAPGIGRDNPNHLIKLSSVEDDGLGEELQVIWELEPGTSVYEKSTLPNPDSFDHPKRLQAFLDAVRWGAVSQADDKALQSPFRSGIELDDYQLDPVVRALSMPRVNLLIADDVGLGKTIEAGLVVQEMILRHRVRSVLIVCPSSLQVQWKEEMRDKFGLEFRIIDSNTISQLRRKRGIHVNPWTHFPRLITSVDYLKRERPLRTFRETLPAGDQPTYPRAYDLLIVDEAHNIAPSGRGKYATDSMRTLAIRSLTPHFEHKLFLSATPHNGYRESFAALLELLDSQRFARAITPDRSQLDAVMVRRMKSELKLRWDGSRRFAERLVKHLEVPYTNEERLAHQALQHYSELRLKHASSDGERMAAEFVLKLLKKRLFSSPAAFGSTLEKHIASVGKQSGKVIANRDIADFSDDYADDDEYELETGEVVSSVSQSLSALTSEEQSLLRQLSDYAVKTSLRPDSKAETLINWLKNSLRPGGLWNEERVIIFTEYRATQKWLFDLLAREGFAENERLEMIYGGMDNKQREAIKAAFQTHPKDSTVRILLATDAASEGVNLQNYCSKLIHFEIPWNPNRMEQRNGRVDRHGQKADEVNIYHFVGKGFDKAQSTAKVGDLEADLEFLMRAALKVETIREDLGKVGPVIATQVEEAMLGKRQRLDTSRAEQDAEPVRRMLKFERKLREQLEKLAAQLHETQHDLNLTPDHIENVVRVGLELAGQPALIPVEIDGIWPDPTCLRKTCPVFHLPALSNSWAQCTDGLAHPHSKTIRPIVFDAALATGRDDVVLAHLNHRLVQMCLRLLRAEIWSLDSQTQHLSRVSACIVDDSALSHPVVIAHGRIVVLGGDNHRLHEEIITAGGALIEGRFNRLNVGETKAALESATDTSTPAAIEARFQSLWPKHADSLLAALEARRVDRTKNLEKTLEERAEKEVSKLTTTMTELQRSIQAELAPHQIEQLDLFLLGDDLGKQQRERDLSALRRRLEEIPEEIERESRHIRSRFTNPHARLFPVAVTWLIPRKAVLEITGGKA from the coding sequence ATGCAGACAACACCGGAAATTGGCCAGCTTGCTATCGTTCGCAAGCGTCCCTTCGTTGTTACGGAAATCATTCCGGCAGCACCCGGAATTGGACGAGATAACCCCAACCACTTGATCAAACTCTCGTCGGTCGAAGACGATGGATTGGGAGAGGAGCTGCAAGTTATATGGGAGCTGGAGCCAGGCACATCGGTTTACGAAAAATCTACGCTTCCGAACCCGGACTCATTTGATCATCCCAAACGCTTGCAAGCCTTTCTGGATGCAGTTCGCTGGGGAGCCGTTTCGCAAGCTGATGACAAAGCGTTACAGTCACCTTTTCGTAGTGGCATTGAATTAGACGACTACCAGCTCGATCCCGTCGTTCGGGCACTGTCCATGCCGCGCGTAAATCTTTTGATTGCTGACGATGTCGGTCTCGGCAAGACTATAGAAGCAGGACTAGTCGTGCAGGAAATGATTCTGCGCCACCGTGTCCGTTCTGTATTGATTGTCTGCCCCTCGTCTTTGCAAGTGCAATGGAAAGAGGAGATGCGCGATAAATTCGGTCTCGAATTTCGTATCATCGATAGCAATACGATCAGTCAATTGCGCCGTAAGCGCGGCATCCATGTCAATCCATGGACACATTTTCCGCGGTTGATTACTTCCGTTGACTATCTGAAACGTGAGCGTCCGTTACGGACTTTTCGGGAAACCTTGCCAGCAGGCGATCAACCCACTTACCCGCGGGCATACGATTTACTCATCGTCGACGAAGCCCACAACATTGCCCCTTCTGGCCGCGGCAAATACGCTACGGACTCGATGCGCACCTTAGCTATTCGCTCATTGACTCCGCATTTCGAGCATAAATTATTTCTCTCCGCGACACCGCATAACGGTTACCGCGAAAGCTTTGCGGCACTATTGGAATTGTTGGACAGCCAGCGCTTTGCCCGCGCCATAACCCCCGATCGCTCTCAATTAGACGCCGTGATGGTTCGGCGCATGAAATCCGAGCTTAAATTGCGCTGGGATGGCAGCCGTCGTTTTGCCGAAAGACTCGTCAAACATTTGGAAGTGCCATATACAAATGAAGAACGACTGGCTCACCAAGCCTTGCAGCATTATTCGGAACTGCGTCTTAAACACGCTAGCTCAGACGGCGAACGCATGGCTGCCGAATTTGTCTTGAAACTGCTCAAAAAGCGCTTGTTCTCTTCGCCAGCTGCTTTCGGCAGCACGCTGGAAAAACACATCGCATCCGTCGGTAAGCAAAGCGGCAAAGTGATTGCCAACCGCGATATTGCCGACTTTTCCGATGACTACGCAGACGACGATGAATACGAACTCGAAACCGGCGAAGTCGTCAGTTCAGTCAGTCAATCGTTATCAGCCTTGACCAGCGAAGAGCAAAGCCTACTCAGACAGCTCAGCGACTATGCTGTCAAAACCAGTTTGCGACCGGACAGCAAAGCCGAGACCCTGATCAACTGGCTCAAAAACTCTTTGCGCCCAGGCGGACTATGGAATGAAGAACGTGTGATCATCTTCACCGAATACCGCGCCACACAAAAATGGCTTTTTGACCTGCTTGCCCGTGAAGGCTTCGCCGAAAATGAACGCCTGGAGATGATCTATGGCGGCATGGACAATAAGCAGCGCGAAGCCATCAAAGCGGCTTTCCAGACTCACCCCAAGGATTCCACTGTTCGCATCTTATTAGCGACTGATGCTGCATCCGAAGGTGTCAACTTACAAAATTATTGTTCCAAGCTGATTCATTTTGAAATCCCCTGGAACCCTAACCGTATGGAACAGCGCAACGGCCGGGTGGATCGTCACGGTCAAAAAGCGGACGAAGTGAATATTTATCACTTTGTCGGCAAAGGCTTTGATAAGGCTCAATCTACTGCCAAGGTGGGCGACCTGGAAGCCGATTTAGAGTTTTTGATGCGCGCTGCGCTCAAGGTGGAAACCATACGTGAAGACCTTGGCAAAGTTGGCCCGGTAATCGCCACACAAGTTGAAGAAGCTATGCTCGGCAAACGCCAGCGCCTTGATACCAGCCGTGCTGAGCAGGATGCTGAACCCGTGCGCCGCATGCTGAAATTTGAACGCAAACTACGCGAGCAACTGGAAAAACTGGCCGCTCAGTTACACGAAACCCAGCACGACCTCAATCTCACGCCCGACCATATCGAAAACGTGGTTCGAGTTGGCTTGGAACTCGCCGGTCAGCCTGCACTGATACCGGTCGAGATAGACGGCATTTGGCCCGACCCGACCTGTCTGCGGAAAACTTGCCCGGTATTTCATTTACCGGCGCTATCGAATAGCTGGGCGCAATGTACCGATGGACTGGCTCATCCACACAGCAAAACCATTCGCCCGATTGTTTTTGATGCCGCTTTGGCAACCGGTCGTGACGATGTGGTTTTGGCCCATCTCAATCATCGTTTGGTGCAAATGTGCTTGCGACTGTTGCGTGCCGAAATCTGGTCACTGGACAGCCAAACGCAGCATTTGTCGCGTGTCTCGGCCTGCATCGTTGATGATTCCGCCTTAAGCCATCCCGTGGTGATTGCGCATGGCCGAATTGTCGTTTTAGGTGGCGATAATCATCGATTGCATGAAGAAATCATCACCGCCGGCGGCGCCTTAATTGAAGGCCGCTTTAACCGATTGAATGTCGGCGAAACCAAAGCTGCTTTAGAATCAGCTACCGATACATCCACACCTGCTGCAATAGAAGCCCGCTTCCAATCGCTATGGCCAAAACACGCTGATAGCTTACTGGCTGCCCTGGAAGCGCGACGCGTCGACCGCACCAAAAATCTGGAAAAAACGCTGGAAGAACGCGCCGAAAAAGAAGTCAGCAAACTAACCACCACCATGACCGAACTACAGCGCTCGATTCAAGCCGAACTCGCTCCCCACCAAATCGAACAATTAGACCTGTTTCTCCTGGGCGACGATCTTGGTAAACAACAGCGCGAACGCGATCTATCGGCATTGCGTAGACGACTAGAGGAAATTCCCGAAGAAATTGAACGCGAATCACGACATATCCGCTCGCGCTTTACTAATCCCCATGCCCGACTATTCCCGGTCGCGGTTACCTGGTTAATCCCGCGTAAAGCCGTACTCGAAATCACCGGGGGTAAAGCATGA